Below is a genomic region from Candidatus Methylomirabilota bacterium.
GGCATGCTCGAGGCCAACGGCGTGGTCTTCTCCCGCGAGTCGGCCGAGTACAAGAAACTCTCCGCGCCGCCGAGACGAGGCGGGGAGTAGGGACCCGCCCGGCCGGTGCTCGACGTCTCCGGGCTCACGAAGCGCTATCCCGCCGGAGACGAGGCCCTTCGCGGGGTCTCGCTCGCCGTCGGCGCCCACGAGGTGGTCTTCGTCATCGGGCCCTCAGGCGCCGGCAAGAGCACCCTCATCCGCTGCGTCAACCGGCTGGTCGAGCCCGACTCGGGCTCGGTCACGCTGGACGGCCTGGAGCTGACGACGCTCAACCCGGCCGGGCTCAGGCTCGCGCGGCGGCAGATGGGCATGATCTTCCAGGAGTTCAACCTCGTCGAGCGGCTCACCGTGATGGAGAACGTGCTCACCGGGCGGCTGGGCTACGTCCCGCTCTGGCAGGCCTGGCGGCGCCGCTTCCCCGCCGCGGACGTGGCGCTGGCGTTCGACACGCTCCGGCGCGTCGGGCTCGAGGGCATGGAGAACAAGCGGGCCGACGCGCTGTCGGGAGGCCAGCGCCAGCGGGTCGGCATCGCGCGGGCCCTGGTCCAGCGGCCCAAGATCCTGCTCGTGGACGAGCCGACCTCCAGCCTCGATCCCAAGACGGCCGAGGCCGTGATGGCGCTCATCACCCAGCTCGCCACCGAGGACCGCATCCCGGCCCTGGTGAACATCCACGACGTGCCGCTCGCCCGGCGGTTCGCCCAGCGGATCGTCGGCCTCAACGCAGGGCGCGTGGTCTTCGAGGGCCGACCCGGCGATCTCGACGGCGCCGCGCTCGACCGCATTTACGGCGGCGCCCCCGGCGAGCTGGCTCGGGCGCTCTCGTGAGCCGGCTCCAGGCGTGGCGGCCGCCCTCGGCCTTCCCCAGCCGGTGGATGGGCCCGGCCTGCTGGCTCGCGCTCGGCGCCTTTCTCGTCTGGAACGCGGCCAGCCTCGAGCTGGACCCGGCGCGGATCCAGCGCGGCCTGGCCCGCGCGGGGACGCTCTTCGCCAAGGCCTTCCCGCCCGACTTTCACCGCTGGCGGCTCCTGCTGGACGGCATCGTGGAGAGCCTCCAGATGGCCACGCTCTCCACCGCGCTCGGCACGGCGCTCGGCATCCCGGTCGCTGTGCTCGCCGCGCGCAACGTCGTGCCGCTGCCGGTGTACGCGGCGGGCCGCGGCATCGTCTCCCTCGGGCGCACCTTCCACGAGATCATCGTGGCCATCATCATGGTCAAGGCCGTGGGCTTCGGCCCGCTCGCCGGCACGCTCACGCTCACGGTCAACTCGCTGGGCTTCTTCAGCAAGCTGCTGGCGGAGCAGATCGAGCAGATCGACCGCGGCCAGGTGGAGGCCGTGCGCGCGACCGGCGCGGGACGCGGGGCCGTGCTGCTGTTCGGGGTGCTGCCCCAGGTCCTGCCGCGCGTCATTGGGCTGACCGTATACCAGTGGGACATCCACCTCCGCCAGTCCACGATCATCGGGATTGTCGGGGCGGGCGGCATCGGGACTACTCTTTACAACTCCTTCTCCCGCTACGACTACGACTTCAGCCTGGCCATCCTGCTGGTCATCATCGCGATCGTCGCGGCGGGCGAGTGGGCGAGCGCCTGGGCCCGCGGGAAGATCCAGTGATGACGCGTCCGGCGGCGGCGCCGGTTCCACCGGTCTGGACCCGCCGGAGCCGCGGCCAGCAGGTCGCGCGTCTCGCGGCGCGCCTGGGCGTCGCGCTGGTGCTCGTGTGGGCGGCCCGAGGCATGGGCGTCCGCTGGGAGTGGGTCGCCGACTCCCCGGCCCAGCTCGCCGATCTCTTCGTCCGGATGGTCCCGCCCGACTGGGCCTTCGCCGGCGCGCTCATCAACCCGCTCCTGCAAACGGTGCACATCGCGACCCTCGGCACGGCCGTGGCCGTGCTCCTGGCCCTGCCCGTCGCCGTCCTCGCGGCGCTCAACACCACATTCAATCGGGGCACCTATCTGCTCGCCCGCCTGCTCATCGTGGTCAGCCGCTCGGTGGACTCGCTCATCTGGGCGCTGATCTTCATCATCATCGTGGGACCGGGCTCTCTGGCCGGGGCGCTCGCCGTGGGCGTGCGCTCGCTGGGTTTCGTCGCCAAGCTCTTCGCGGAAGGCATCGAGGAGATCGACCGCGGCCAGGTCGAGGCGGTCACGGCCACCGGAGCCGGCCGCTTCCACGTGCTCGTCTACGGCATCGTGCCCCAGATCCGGCCGGTGTTCGCCGGCGTCTGCGTGTTCCGCTGGGACATCAATATCCGCGAGTCGACGGTGCTCGGCATCGTGGGGGCGGGCGGCATCGGCTTCGTGCTGAACGAAGCCATCCTGGGGCTCGAGTGGGCGCGGGTCAGCCTTATCTTATTGGTGATCCTGGGCGTCGTGGCGTTGTCCGAGGTGGCCTCGGCCTGGATCCGGCGCCGTCTCGCATGAGCCCTATCCGCCGCGACCCGCCGAGACGAGACTGACCACATTGCCGGCGCCGAGGACAGAAAGGTATCGCCGGCCGAGCGTTCGCAGCCATGGCGTGAAACTCAGGTTGCCTGCTGGCGTGTCGTAGCGTCCTGGAGTGGCCGTAGTCCTCTCCCTCCTTGATCACCGTCACCTTGGCGGCGAACTCGGGGATCCGGGTCCCCTCCGCGGGCAACGCCGCGTCTCAGCCGCGGCCGGCGCTGCGCCTACGTCCTCTAGCTCGGCGCTTCGCGCCGGCCCTCGGCTGCAGACGCTGGTTTGACAACGAACGCCGTACGGTCGCCCTACCACGTCGCGTGGTGCCCAGCACGGGGACCTGAACGCCGTTGACCCGCTTGCTCTTGCAGCGGAGGATGCGGATCGACCCTCCCACCAAGGCCTTCACCGCGAGGGCGGCCTTGCGTCGTTTGAACAATGTAGCGCGCCGCGGGTCGTTCATCACGTAGACATCGTCAGACACGTTGTAGTACAGCGCGAACCGCGGCCCCATCTGTGAGACCAGCAGGTATCGAGTGGCGTCAGCGAGATCGGCCATCCGCCGCCGTAGCTCCTGGATTTGTGCAGGTGTCAGCTCCTCGTCGACTGCATCAGACTCAAGGTACGTCGTCCTATCGGACGCTGCGCCCCGTTCACCAGGAGGGCGCACTCGAGCTCGCCCCCGAACGCCTCGGGAGAAGTCGTACTCTTTCCTCATACCCGCGCCGTGGCCCCGTTCGTCGAACGGCCGTGCTCAGCGGCCTGCGCAGCCGGTCCGCTGCAGCGGAGTGTTCGGCGATACGGCGCCGCGCGGTCAGGCGGCATAACAGATGATCTCGAGCTCGGTTCCCGTCTCCACCTTGGCCAAGATCTGGTCGACCCGGCCGAGCACTGTGTCCTCGATGAGATACTCAGGGCAGTTCCCGCATTGTAGGAGCGGCAGACCCTTGACGATGACAATTCCCGTGTCCCGGATTTTAAAGGGGAGATCGCTGCTCTTCGCCCTCAGCTCGGCGCCACAAACCGTACACTTCATCGCCTCGGTCTCCTGTTCTTGAGGTCGGCCTGCCACTCCTGGGAGTCGGGGCGGTAGGACGTAACCACCCGGACATTATCACCTTCGACGTCCGCCGCGAACAACACGTGGAATGCCTCGGACCCATGCCGCGCGAGAACCAGGTAGCTCGGCAGGTATTTATCGTCGGGGTACGCCTCGACCAACTCGTAGGTGTCGACGGCCGCTAAGATCACCTCGCGGGGAATAAACCGTCCCCAAGGCGCATATTCACGTGGTAGGTCCAGAGGATTTGACCTCGCCGAACCTGGTCCTGGACGAAGCGGATCGGGTCGTCGGGAAGTCTGTTCTCAGCAGCCACTCCATCGTCTCCCTCTCACTTCAGTCCGTATGCGGCGAACGCGCGGCATCAGCCGCAGCCACAGGCCGCCGGCTGAATGCCGAAGTTCGATCCTCGCCGATGATCACGACCTCCGTCGAATGCGAACCTGGCCGGGCGAGACGACGCTGAACGCGCCGACCAGTTCCGCCGCACGGTCCCGACATACCTCGCCGACAATGTCCGCTTTCGTCGCGTTCGCCAAGCCCGCAAGCCGAAGCAGGATCACCCCGGAGTTCACGAGGCTTTGCCGGAAGACCAGCTCGCCAAAGTCCTTGTCCGCAGTCAGCAGAACGGCCCTCCGCGCGTTCGCCTACTGGAGAACCTCCTCATCGGCAATGCTGGGGGACAACTCAGCGACGTAGACGACGTCATGGCCGCCCTGGCGGAGGCGCTCCACCACCGGGCGGTCGACACCTTCATCCGGGACCAGGTTCACGCGGACTTTGCACTGATGGGGTAGACGACCTCAGCTCGAAGCGCCTGACCTGCGAAGCGGAGGGCAGCCAGCACCCCCTCGCGCGTCAGGCGGGGGTGGGCCTCGAGCACCGCCTCGATGGATTCGCCGCTGCCCAGCTTCTCGAGAATGAGATCCACCGTGACGCGGGTCCCCGCAACAACCGGCTTGCCCATCATCACCCTGGGATCGGAGACGATCATCGGTCCACTCATCATCGACCTCCTGGCGGTAACTCTAGCAGACTCGTCCTACTGCCCGCGGGGAATCACGCCAATGGGGCGAACGTAGCGCTAACCGGCGGCCCGCTTGCGGGCCGTCCGGGTTGAGCGAGGAGTTAGACGCTCGGGTCTCTCGACGAGGCGGCGGGCAACGAACTTGTGCAGTACGCTCGCGATCAATGTCTGATATGGCACGCCTTCCTCGAGAGCGCGGGCTCGCAGATCTCTCAGATCGGGCGAAGATAGTCTGATATTGACGCGCCGATCCTTGATCGAGGTAGCCCGCGCCGCCTCGCGAAGTGCCTTCAGTTCCGATTTCGACGGCATCGTCGACCCCAGGACGCCACTCTCGTAGGCCCCGATGATTTCCTTCTCGAACGCATCAATCTTCTTCATCATGTTTCACCTTGGCTCAGGTACTCACGCGTGGCCTTCCGGCTCGGGATCACCGTTTTGAGAAAGTACCCGTCCGGCTCCTCGACGTACGGGACCAGATAGGCGTAGCCCTCGACAGCCACCACCAAAATCAGCTGGTCGGGGTACCGGCCCTCCTTAGGATGCCGCAGTACATCCAAGACATCGCCGTCCTCGATGGCAAGTACGATCCGCTCAAATGAGGTTCCCCGTTCTGCCTTCAGTGCTTCGTTCTTCTCGGGGTTCCAGCGGAACCTCCTCACGTGGCAAGTGTACTAGGTCGTGTGCCTTTTGTCATCACCAGCTTGTGCGCCGTCATCGCGGCTAACGAGAAGTCGCCTGAACAGCGTTACCTGACTGCGTAGTTCTGTATATCACGGCCGATGAGCCCGACGCGGCAAGGGGACGCGTGAATTCCCGCCAGCTTGCGTAGGCCCCCCGCTCCGCGTCCCGTGATAGACCGCGAGGCGCTGCGGGATATCCCGCTCGGATATCTGATATCGCTGCTGAAGGGCGAGGCTCATCATAGGAACATCCGGTCGGCGGGGCTCTGGACCCCGGCCGGGCCC
It encodes:
- the phnE gene encoding phosphonate ABC transporter, permease protein PhnE, whose protein sequence is MSRLQAWRPPSAFPSRWMGPACWLALGAFLVWNAASLELDPARIQRGLARAGTLFAKAFPPDFHRWRLLLDGIVESLQMATLSTALGTALGIPVAVLAARNVVPLPVYAAGRGIVSLGRTFHEIIVAIIMVKAVGFGPLAGTLTLTVNSLGFFSKLLAEQIEQIDRGQVEAVRATGAGRGAVLLFGVLPQVLPRVIGLTVYQWDIHLRQSTIIGIVGAGGIGTTLYNSFSRYDYDFSLAILLVIIAIVAAGEWASAWARGKIQ
- a CDS encoding DUF4258 domain-containing protein, which encodes MDLPREYAPWGRFIPREVILAAVDTYELVEAYPDDKYLPSYLVLARHGSEAFHVLFAADVEGDNVRVVTSYRPDSQEWQADLKNRRPRR
- a CDS encoding DUF433 domain-containing protein, giving the protein MIVSDPRVMMGKPVVAGTRVTVDLILEKLGSGESIEAVLEAHPRLTREGVLAALRFAGQALRAEVVYPISAKSA
- a CDS encoding YgiT-type zinc finger protein; the protein is MKCTVCGAELRAKSSDLPFKIRDTGIVIVKGLPLLQCGNCPEYLIEDTVLGRVDQILAKVETGTELEIICYAA
- the phnC gene encoding phosphonate ABC transporter ATP-binding protein, which codes for MLDVSGLTKRYPAGDEALRGVSLAVGAHEVVFVIGPSGAGKSTLIRCVNRLVEPDSGSVTLDGLELTTLNPAGLRLARRQMGMIFQEFNLVERLTVMENVLTGRLGYVPLWQAWRRRFPAADVALAFDTLRRVGLEGMENKRADALSGGQRQRVGIARALVQRPKILLVDEPTSSLDPKTAEAVMALITQLATEDRIPALVNIHDVPLARRFAQRIVGLNAGRVVFEGRPGDLDGAALDRIYGGAPGELARALS
- a CDS encoding BrnT family toxin translates to MRRFRWNPEKNEALKAERGTSFERIVLAIEDGDVLDVLRHPKEGRYPDQLILVVAVEGYAYLVPYVEEPDGYFLKTVIPSRKATREYLSQGET
- the phnE gene encoding phosphonate ABC transporter, permease protein PhnE encodes the protein MTRPAAAPVPPVWTRRSRGQQVARLAARLGVALVLVWAARGMGVRWEWVADSPAQLADLFVRMVPPDWAFAGALINPLLQTVHIATLGTAVAVLLALPVAVLAALNTTFNRGTYLLARLLIVVSRSVDSLIWALIFIIIVGPGSLAGALAVGVRSLGFVAKLFAEGIEEIDRGQVEAVTATGAGRFHVLVYGIVPQIRPVFAGVCVFRWDINIRESTVLGIVGAGGIGFVLNEAILGLEWARVSLILLVILGVVALSEVASAWIRRRLA